Proteins from a single region of Trypanosoma brucei brucei TREU927 chromosome 7, complete sequence:
- a CDS encoding GTPase activating protein, putative (similar over 190aa to GTPase-activating protein GYP7 (GAP for YPT7). (Swiss-Prot:P48365) [Saccharomyces cerevisiae]), translated as MDVGSKVFVDQLLSRVSFSDIISSHAHIVIEAHRGSGKKSPAGMLMLVRDDKHMNWASGRNKNSNNNTYVDISATAAELPSRGQPPREGSSQNVPAHTEDIFLVWVPYSYIPRECPKLLPAFPRNSPILGVTVVGKPGDSSTELSHITCIEMKCIDKIRRVASVGGKSVIEVYRLDSAEIVMLSFCQGGLTSFLAEMRVLSPMSQSHLDTNDFIVYGHHPKNLTTKFSSSEEERTTVMSHLNKLRSYTRSSFLNELWGTASGTGTPTALQPPTHETGDTRDMQIMLYGKKDSNPLATVATKLTNVFNSLLEPSPNSRDEFASNVEVDPSLLFPCSDTPPKGDERGDFFHGEGGVAAQISQVELQVPRISRCENLRQMGPRLTANEWNTCFVGDERRVDVERFEHAKIVAYMGGIDSDIRLEVWCFMLDVYGCHTSSTESQRQRVRDEYRRRYEVLTGQWKSIFPEQEENFTVFREARVAVEKDVLRTDRFLPAYADECGEKLCMLRNVLLSRVMLNLDLGYCQGMSDILSPIALLAQDEVEAFMIFSCFIANHCCNDILKDVKRGMEQHLTALRALVAFSAPLLFNHLRIQGADDMFFCFRWLLVLFKREFPVEDAMLLWDVIICCPYTPRFEIFVAAALLKAFTPQILEMNLSHDELLKFVNSASCQLDVRHVIVLSQDFYLEVAKHVTTLGGGMVFRRGRLPTLEEVLQILEGNTT; from the coding sequence ATGGATGTTGGTAGTAAAGTCTTCGTGGACCAGTTGCTGAGCCGTGTCAGCTTTTCGGATATCATTTCATCGCATGCTCACATTGTTATCGAGGCCCACCGTGGGAGCGGTAAGAAAAGCCCTGCTGGAATGCTAATGTTGGTTAGGGACGATAAGCACATGAATTGGGCAAGTGGCCGCAACAAGAATTCGAATAATAACACATATGTGGATATAAGCGCTACCGCTGCTGAGTTGCCGTCACGAGGTCAGCCACCTCGTGAAGGCTCATCGCAGAATGTACCGGCACACACCGAGGACATATTCCTCGTTTGGGTTCCGTACTCTTACATTCCTCGTGAGTGTCCCAAGCTTCTGCCTGCGTTTCCAAGAAATTCTCCGATTTTGGGGGTTACTGTGGTAGGGAAGCCAGGCGATTCTTCTACTGAATTGTCTCACATAACGTGTATAGAGATGAAATGCATTGATAAAATTCGGCGTGTGGCGTCCGTTGGTGGTAAGAGTGTTATCGAAGTGTATCGCCTTGACTCAGCAGAAATTGTGATGCTTTCGTTTTGCCAAGGGGGCCTTACAAGCTTTTTAGCGGAGATGAGGGTCTTATCGCCGATGTCGCAGAGCCATCTTGATACAAATGACTTCATTGTGTACGGTCACCACCCAAAGAATTTGACAACAAAATTTTCAAGTTCTGAGGAGGAGAGAACTACCGTAATGAGCCACTTAAACAAGCTTCGTAGTTATACgcgctcttcttttctcaacGAGCTCTGGGGAACTGCTTCGGGTACTGGTACACCCACTGCACTGCAACCTCCAACTCACGAAACTGGGGATACCAGGGATATGCAGATAATGTTGTACGGAAAGAAGGATAGCAATCCGTTGGCAACGGTTGCGACCAAACTCACTAACGTGTTTAATTCACTCCTGGAGCCTTCTCCCAACAGCAGGGACGAGTTTGCCTCCAACGTGGAGGTGGACCCGTCTCTCCTGTTCCCTTGCTCCGACACACCTCCGAAAGGGGATGAAAGAGGCGACTTTTTTCATGGAGAGGGGGGAGTTGCTGCACAGATTTCTCAGGTCGAACTTCAGGTTCCTCGCATTTCCCGGTGCGAGAACCTTCGGCAAATGGGTCCTAGGCTAACTGCAAATGAGTGGAACACCTGTTTCGTGGGCGACGAGCGGCGCGTAGATGTAGAGAGGTTTGAACATGCCAAGATAGTTGCGTACATGGGTGGTATAGATTCCGATATAAGGCTGGAGGTTTGGTGCTTCATGTTGGACGTTTACGGGTGCCATACCAGTTCAACAGAGTCGCAACGTCAGCGCGTTCGGGATGAATATAGGCGCAGGTATGAGGTACTTACAGGACAATGGAAAAGCATTTTCCCCGAGCAGGAGGAGAATTTTACCGTATTTCGTGAAGCGCGCGTAGCAGTAGAAAAGGATGTACTCCGGACTGACCGTTTTCTTCCCGCATATGCTGACGAGTGTGGCGAGAAACTGTGCATGTTGCGCAACGTGCTCTTATCGCGCGTGATGCTGAACCTTGACTTGGGCTATTGTCAGGGCATGAGCGATATCCTTTCACCTATTGCTCTTCTGGCCCAAGACGAAGTGGAGGCGTTTATGATTTTTAGTTGTTTTATTGCAAACCACTGTTGCAACGACATTCTTAAAGATGTCAAAAGGGGAATGGAGCAGCATCTTACCGCGTTGCGAGCACTTGTGGCCTTCTCCGCGCCCCTTCTGTTTAATCATTTGAGGATACAAGGGGCTGATGATatgtttttctgctttcgTTGGCTTTTGGTGCTATTCAAAAGAGAATTCCCTGTAGAGGATGCTATGCTCCTGTGGGATGTCATCATTTGTTGCCCCTATACTCCGCGGTTTGAGatatttgttgctgctgcgctGCTAAAGGCCTTTACTCCACAGATTCTTGAGATGAATTTGTCGCACGACGAACTGCTGAAGTTCGTTAATAGCGCGTCGTGCCAGTTGGACGTGCGTCATGTTATTGTTCTTTCACAGGACTTCTACTTGGAGGTGGCGAAGCATGTTACCACATTGGGCGGAGGGATGGTGTTTCGCAGAGGCCGACTGCCAACCCTTGAAGAAGTACTACAGATTTTGGAAGGCAACACAACGTGA
- a CDS encoding proteasome regulatory ATPase subunit 1 (similar to:GB:AAF91243.1: proteasome regulatory ATPase subunit 1 {Trypanosoma brucei} (PMID:11854272)), with the protein MASEKGGCQTKNTVRIKGENEEEKEIIPLDQDDIALLKLYGSGPYHATVKELEEFVKTKAEAVNKLAGTRDNELGLAPPVQWDLNSDQEVMRSENSLHVARCTRIINKGQDDAKYVVAIRDTAKYVVKLGNRVARQDIEESMRVGVLVGYSSIHIEIPLPPRVDPSVSMMQVEEKPDVTYNDVGGAKEQIDRIREVVELPLTNPEKYTQLGIDPPKGVLLYGPPGTGKTLLAKAVANRTDATFIRVIGSELVQRYIGEGARMIREIFQLARTKKAAIIFFDEVDAVGGARGGGDGDDEIQRTMLEMVNQMDGFDSRGNIKVIMATNRPDTLDPALTRPGRMDRKLEVGLPDLEGRTKILRIHAKSLSCEKAIRFELIARLCPNATGADLRSVCTEAGMFAIRARRKTINEKDFLDAVNKVIKGHHKFSATAKYMVYN; encoded by the coding sequence ATGGCAAGCGAGAAGGGAGGATGTCAAACCAAGAACACTGTGCGCatcaagggggaaaatgaagaagaaaaggagattaTTCCACTTGACCAAGATGACATTGCTCTATTGAAACTATATGGCTCGGGACCATACCACGCCACGGTGAAGGAGTTGGAGGAGTTTGTGAAGACAAAGGCAGAGGCGGTTAACAAACTCGCTGGCACACGGGATAATGAACTTGGACTTGCACCACCCGTACAGTGGGATCTAAACAGTGACCAGGAGGTGATGCGGTCTGAGAACTCCCTTCATGTTGCTCGTTGCACCCGTATCATAAACAAAGGTCAGGACGATGCGAAGTACGTTGTAGCCATTCGTGACACAGCCAAGTACGTGGTGAAACTTGGCAACCGCGTGGCCCGTCAGGACATTGAGGAATCCATGCGTGTGGGTGTGTTAGTTGGGTATTCCAGCATTCACATCGAAATACCCCTCCCACCTCGTGTTGACCCGTCTGTATCGATGATGCAGGTAGAAGAAAAGCCAGACGTTACATATAATGATGTGGGTGGAGCAAAGGAGCAGATCGACCGCATTCGGGAGGTCGTGGAATTACCCCTCACTAACCCAGAGAAATACACACAGCTTGGTATAGATCCACCGAAGGGTGTGTTGCTCTACGGTCCACCGGGGACGGGGAAGACGCTCTTAGCGAAGGCTGTCGCCAACCGTACGGACGCGACTTTTATTCGTGTGATTGGTTCCGAGCTGGTTCAGCGTTATATTGGTGAGGGTGCCCGAATGATTCGGGAGATTTTTCAGCTTGCAAGGACCAAGAAGGCAgccatcattttctttgatgAAGTGGATGCTGTTGGTGGTGCTcgaggtggtggtgatggtgacgaCGAAATTCAGCGAACGATGCTTGAGATGGTGAACCAGATGGATGGCTTCGACTCACGTGGTAATATAAAGGTTATAATGGCAACGAACCGTCCTGATACGTTAGACCCCGCCCTCACACGCCCAGGTCGCATGGACCGCAAACTTGAGGTTGGTCTGCCGGATCTGGAGGGTCGAACAAAGATCCTTCGCATCCACGCCAAGTCACTCTCGTGTGAGAAGGCGATCAGGTTCGAACTGATTGCGAGGTTGTGCCCGAACGCAACGGGTGCCGATTTGAGGTCGGTCTGTACGGAAGCAGGCATGTTTGCCATCAGGGCGCGCCGCAAGACAATTAACGAGAAAGACTTCTTGGATGCCGTTAACAAAGTGATTAAGGGCCACCATAAGTTCAGCGCAACAGCCAAATACATGGTGTACAACTAA
- a CDS encoding endoplasmatic reticulum retrieval protein, putative produces the protein MSSKDIIGQKSAARKFTDNIKMTWSRLLDQTVPHRPLRWVMFVFMLSLYILRVYFCGGFYVISYVLGIHLLFLLVQVITPLADEDLGSEGQLPHTAASPDEEFRPFVPRMQEFVVWCSMMKSVLVCTFLTLFRILDIPVFWPVLLLYFIFLTIIQVGERIRHMIRHRYVPWSAGKPKFVPKS, from the coding sequence ATGTCGTCGAAGGACATTATTGGACAGAAGTCGGCAGCCCGCAAATTCACCGATAATATAAAGATGACGTGGTCACGCCTCCTTGACCAAACTGTCCCGCACCGGCCTCTGCGTTGGGTCATGTTCGTCTTCATGCTCTCGCTGTATATCCTTCGTGTCTATTTCTGTGGTGGGTTTTATGTGATCAGTTACGTGTTGGGCATTCATTTACTGTTTCTTCTGGTGCAGGTTATTACCCCGCTCGCAGATGAGGATTTGGGGAGTGAGGGGCAGCTCCCTCACACTGCCGCATCTCCCGATGAAGAGTTTCGCCCTTTCGTTCCACGGATGCAAGAATTTGTGGTGTGGTGTAGTATGATGAAGTCCGTGTTGGTTTGCACGTTTCTCACACTTTTTCGAATTCTGGACATTCCCGTCTTTTGGCCTGTCCTTCTCTTGTACTTTATCTTTCTTACCATTATACAAGTCGGTGAGCGTATTCGACATATGATCAGGCATCGCTACGTTCCGTGGAGTGCGGGTAAACCAAAGTTTGTGCCCAAGAGTTGA
- a CDS encoding N-acetyltransferase, putative → MNNKNVLVSGQRLRLVPYLHHHVPRYHCWMSDPKMLELTASEPLTLQEEYENQQEWLCAEDKLTFIILAPVSVRQGEMEVHEGVCGKCSATAEENVEGGKKILHSSTGGASQHSKIPVDAATALTTRDGEEGLYVMIGDCNLFLLSSGEGEMEGDGSTDSTVDTAFHILSSDKISSVEPTTTNPTAADCGRCFEVEAMIAEGNFRRRGFGEEAVRLLMSYALDKLRASRFVAKVRANNFSSIQLFTSKLGFTLLKEVPVFGEIHYIKFFIDSDGESWKEEAGYLIGTYDESVERKLRITNLVPENEQT, encoded by the coding sequence atgaacaataaaaatgtGTTAGTTTCTGGCCAACGGTTGCGGCTGGTGCCTTACTTGCACCACCATGTGCCCCGCTACCACTGCTGGATGAGCGACCCCAAAATGTTGGAACTCACAGCCAGTGAACCACTGACGCTGCAGGAGGAGTATGAAAATCAGCAGGAGTGGCTCTGCGCAGAGGACAAACTTACGTTCATTATTCTTGCCCCAGTCTCTGTACGACAGGGTGAGATGGAGGTTCATGAAGGGGTTTGTGGGAAGTGTAGTGCCACAGCAGAGGAAAATGTGGAAGGCGGTAAGAAAATACTTCACTCATCCACCGGTGGTGCCAGTCAGCATAGCAAAATACCGGTGGACGCGGCGACAGCATTAACGACACGAGATGGTGAGGAGGGGCTGTATGTTATGATTGGTGACTGcaatcttttccttcttagcAGTGGTGAGGGTGAAATGGAGGGCGATGGGAGCACTGACAGCACAGTTGACACTgcttttcatattttaagCAGTGATAAAATAAGCAGTGTGGAACCCACCACAACAAATCCAACGGCGGCAGATTGCGGGCGTTGTTTCGAAGTGGAGGCGATGATCGCGGAAGGGAACTTTCGGCGCCGCGGGTTCGGTGAGGAGGCTGTGAGACTTCTTATGAGTTACGCACTTGACAAGCTTCGGGCCTCCCGTTTTGTTGCTAAGGTGCGTGCGAACAACTTCTCTAGCATCCAACTCTTCACATCGAAACTGGGGTTCACTTTACTGAAGGAAGTCCCTGTGTTCGGGGAGATTCACTACATAAAGTTTTTCATTGACTCGGATGGGGAGTCATGGAAGGAGGAGGCTGGTTATTTGATTGGAACGTATGACGAGTCAGTGGAGCGAAAGTTACGCATCACAAACTTAGTTCCTGAAAACGAGCAGACGTAA
- a CDS encoding ubiquitin-conjugating enzyme E2, putative has product MDNESTNEAAINISRQTARVAIDGEETAPHGIEVTAEAEAEAEAVVRSIPQPQATVENSHNFASAQRRLMNDLQVIHMNKCEQFWTRPLEGDLFQWKAVVLGPDGTAWEGGVFKLLLQFPPEYPFSPPSVRFTTKIFHPNVYGNGDICLDTLKDKWCPSLSVESVLLMIISLLSDPNPNSAANAEAASMYVQSRDKYEERVRRVVEESLEQSFSDADDDDATEGAE; this is encoded by the coding sequence ATGGATAATGAATCTACCAATGAAGCAGCCATTAATATTTCTCGGCAAACTGCCAGGGTTGCTATAGACGGAGAAGAGACGGCACCGCACGGGATTGAGGTGACGGCGGAGGCGGAGGCGGAGGCGGAGGCGGTTGTTCGGTCTATTCCCCAGCCTCAAGCAACGGTAGAGAATTCACATAACTTTGCCAGTGCCCAACGTCGACTCATGAACGACTTGCAGGTTATTCATATGAACAAGTGCGAACAGTTTTGGACGAGGCCGCTGGAGGGCGATTTGTTCCAATGGAAGGCAGTCGTTCTTGGTCCAGATGGGACTGCGTGGGAAGGTGGTGTGTTCAAACTGCTTTTGCAATTCCCCCCTGAGTATCCCTTTTCTCCGCCTTCTGTGCGgtttacaacaaaaatatttcaCCCAAATGTGTATGGAAATGGGGACATCTGCCTTGATACACTGAAAGACAAATGGTGTCCGTCACTGAGCGTGGAGTCGGTTCTCTTGATGATTATTTCACTACTTTCAGATCCAAACCCTAACTCTGCAGCCAACGCTGAGGCGGCCAGTATGTATGTCCAAAGCAGGGACAAGTATGAGGAGCGTGTGAGGCGTGTTGTTGAAGAGTCGCTTGAACAATCATTCAGTGAtgcagatgatgatgatgctaCGGAAGGCGCGGAGTGA
- a CDS encoding proteasome regulatory ATPase subunit 5 (identical to GB:AAF91247.1: proteasome regulatory ATPase subunit 5 {Trypanosoma brucei} (PMID:11854272)): protein MTQDTARATGGAAEGDRGGTSDASAAAQLSPEELENIDSLTNQQLRNRSTQLQREIHQLKNEERTMSSELAGLRREVEESQKRVRDSNKLPYLVASIAEVLDLEADDQDVEELNVGKKKSRHPQKSAIIKTSSRQTVFLPVVGLVDANKLSPQDLVGVNKDTFLVLEELPPEYDSRVKAMEIVEKPKEKYTDVGGLDKQINEMIEAVVLPITEKEKYVRIGIKPPKGVLLYGSPGTGKTMLARACAAATDACFLRLAGPQLVQMYIGEGARILRDAFALAKKRAPTIIFIDELDAIGSRRSDEGSKHGSREVQRTMLELLSLLDGFGSTDDVKVIAATNRIDVLDPALLRSGRIDRKVEFTLPDEEARAHILQIHSRRMALHGDVNFEEISRMTEDMNGAQLKAVCVEAGMLALRNERVYVAHEDFAEGVTAVQARKKSSLNYYA, encoded by the coding sequence ATGACGCAGGACACCGCAAGGGCAACCGGTGGGGCAGCGGAGGGCGACAGGGGGGGCACCAGTGACGCGTCAGCAGCGGCGCAGTTGTCACCGGAGGAATTGGAGAACATCGACTCACTCACCAACCAGCAGCTTCGCAACCGCTCAACGCAGCTTCAGCGTGAAATACATCAGTTGAAGAATGAGGAGCGAACCATGTCTTCGGAATTGGCGGGGTTGAGAAGGGAGGTGGAAGAGAGCCAGAAACGTGTGCGCGATAGCAACAAGCTTCCATATCTCGTTGCCAGCATCGCAGAGGTACTGGATCTTGAGGCAGACGACCAGGATGTGGAGGAGTTGAatgttggaaagaaaaagtctCGACATCCACAAAAGAGCGCTATAATAAAGACATCAAGCCGGCAGAcggtttttcttcctgttgtTGGCCTTGTTGACGCAAACAAACTTTCCCCACAGGACCTCGTTGGTGTAAACAAGGATACCTTCCTTGTACTCGAAGAACTTCCACCGGAGTACGACAGCCGTGTGAAGGCGATGGAGATTGTAGAGAAACCCAAAGAAAAGTACACCGATGTGGGAGGACTCGATAAACAGATTAATGAAATGATTGAGGCCGTCGTGCTTCCCATtacggaaaaggaaaaatatgtgCGTATTGGTATTAAACCACCGAAGGGCGTGCTGCTCTATGGTTCTCCGGGTACTGGAAAGACCATGCTGGCCCGTGCGTGTGCAGCCGCAACTGATGCCTGCTTCTTGCGCCTCGCTGGACCGCAGCTCGTACAAATGTACATTGGGGAGGGAGCGCGTATCCTTCGAGACGCCTTTGCTCTTGCGAAGAAGAGAGCACcaactattatttttattgatgAGCTCGATGCTATCGGCTCGCGCCGTTCGGACGAGGGAAGTAAACACGGGTCACGGGAAGTGCAGCGCACGATGTTGGAGCTCCTTTCGCTGCTTGATGGCTTTGGAAGCACCGACGACGTGAAGGTTATTGCGGCAACGAATCGTATCGATGTCCTTGATCCCGCTCTGTTGCGTAGCGGGCGCATTGACAGAAAGGTGGAGTTCACTCTTCCGGATGAGGAGGCCCGCGCTCACATTCTTCAAATTCATTCCCGTCGCATGGCACTTCATGGGGATGTGAATTTTGAAGAGATTTCCCGCATGACGGAGGATATGAATGGGGCACAACTCAAAGCTGTGTGTGTCGAGGCCGGTATGTTGGCACTCCGCAACGAGCGGGTTTATGTGGCTCACGAGGACTTCGCAGAGGGGGTTACGGCTGTGCAAGCACGCAAAAAATCTAGCTTGAACTATTACGCATAG
- a CDS encoding prefoldin, putative: MSGQQGEGSGGAINIAQLPLEQLEELRKQLQFEVQNLSAAYESLRGVHSRFVSNREVLGEYKKVCEAAASNEQKPQEALVCISSALYVMGEIVPSDRVLVDVGTDYFVEKPMDAAATYFTGRAEAVQENMNSIEQKLRVKQGQLGKVVDTMRARQAQLQQQQQQQAQTVA; this comes from the coding sequence ATGAGTGGTCAGCAAGGTGAGGGCAGTGGCGGTGCCATCAACATTGCACAACTTCCCCTCGAGCAACTTGAAGAGTTACGAAAGCAGCTTCAATTCGAGGTGCAGAACCTTTCCGCTGCCTATGAGAGCCTTCGGGGTGTCCATTCTCGTTTCGTGAGCAACCGCGAAGTGCTGGGCGAGTACAAAAAGGTTTGCGAGGCCGCTGCATCCAACGAACAGAAGCCACAGGAGGCCCTCGTGTGCATCAGCAGTGCCCTCTACGTGATGGGCGAAATTGTCCCCAGTGACCGTGTGCTAGTGGATGTGGGCACGGATTACTTCGTTGAGAAACCAATGGATGCCGCGGCGACGTATTTCACTGGACGCGCCGAGGCGGTGCAGGAAAATATGAATTCAATAGAGCAGAAACTGCGCGTAAAACAAGGACAACTCGGCAAGGTGGTAGATACCATGCGTGCACGGCAGGCgcagttgcagcagcagcagcaacaacaagcgCAGACGGTGGCTTAG